The Burkholderia ambifaria AMMD genome has a segment encoding these proteins:
- a CDS encoding carboxymuconolactone decarboxylase family protein, with amino-acid sequence MQPRLNFYTASPNAIKVMRNAEEFIAKSSIEKPLAELVRLRASQINGCAFCVDMHTTDARKGGETDRRLATVVAWRETPFFTERERAALEWTEALTLVADNHVPDSVWEAVKPHFSDTELFDLSMLIATINTWNRFAIAFRKMPE; translated from the coding sequence ATGCAACCGCGCCTGAACTTCTATACCGCCAGCCCGAACGCGATCAAGGTGATGCGCAATGCCGAGGAATTCATCGCGAAGAGTTCGATCGAGAAGCCGCTCGCCGAACTCGTCCGGCTGCGCGCGTCGCAGATCAACGGCTGCGCGTTCTGCGTCGACATGCACACCACCGACGCGCGCAAGGGCGGCGAGACCGACCGACGCCTGGCGACGGTGGTCGCCTGGCGCGAAACGCCGTTCTTCACCGAGCGCGAACGCGCGGCGCTCGAATGGACCGAAGCGCTGACGCTGGTGGCCGACAACCACGTGCCCGATTCCGTCTGGGAAGCCGTGAAGCCGCACTTCAGCGACACGGAACTGTTCGACCTGTCGATGCTGATCGCGACGATCAACACGTGGAACCGCTTCGCGATCGCGTTCCGCAAGATGCCCGAGTAA
- a CDS encoding phytoene/squalene synthase family protein, whose translation MTTHTDPAYLLGDLLKNVSRSFYLTLRVLPDGMREPVGLAYLLARAADTIADTALVAPERRAALLTDLRDEIERLGDGAALSRALEDVTRMQTDSHEHMLLASMKPMLALLRAQPDADRASIRKVVATLTSGMEFDLRTFPDEQSGQVASLPSRDELDRYTYLVAGCVGEFWTDMTGAHTRAARGWDFADMREKGIRFGKALQMTNILRDCAKDLRIGRCYLPDDVLAEHRIGVADLMSPDASARARGVLVELLRATLAQYRDACFYTQAIPRRFVRLRLACLWPIMIGLETLELLAGHDAWLDPARPAKVPRKRVYRIMASSLALVGSNAAIRARINALVDAVNARIAAPASH comes from the coding sequence ATGACGACTCATACCGATCCCGCCTACCTGCTCGGCGACCTGCTGAAGAACGTTTCCCGCTCCTTTTACCTGACGCTGCGCGTGCTGCCCGACGGCATGCGCGAGCCGGTCGGCCTGGCCTATCTGCTCGCGCGCGCGGCCGACACGATCGCCGACACGGCGCTCGTCGCGCCCGAGCGTCGCGCGGCGCTGCTGACCGACCTGCGCGACGAGATCGAGCGGCTCGGCGACGGCGCGGCGCTGTCGCGCGCGCTCGAGGATGTCACGCGGATGCAGACGGATTCGCACGAACACATGCTGCTCGCGTCGATGAAGCCGATGCTTGCGTTGCTGCGCGCGCAGCCGGACGCGGACCGCGCATCGATCCGCAAGGTCGTCGCGACGCTGACGTCGGGGATGGAGTTCGACCTCCGCACGTTCCCCGACGAGCAGTCGGGGCAGGTCGCGTCGCTGCCGAGCCGTGACGAACTCGATCGCTACACGTATCTGGTCGCCGGCTGCGTCGGTGAATTCTGGACCGACATGACCGGCGCGCACACGCGGGCCGCGCGCGGCTGGGATTTCGCGGACATGCGCGAGAAGGGCATCCGTTTCGGCAAGGCGCTGCAGATGACCAACATCCTGCGCGACTGCGCGAAGGACCTGCGGATCGGCCGCTGCTACCTGCCGGACGACGTGCTGGCCGAGCATCGCATCGGCGTCGCCGACCTGATGTCGCCCGACGCGTCGGCGCGCGCGCGCGGCGTGCTGGTCGAGCTGTTGCGCGCGACGCTCGCGCAGTATCGCGACGCGTGCTTCTATACGCAGGCGATTCCGCGCCGCTTCGTGCGTCTGCGGCTCGCGTGCCTGTGGCCGATCATGATCGGCCTCGAAACGCTCGAACTGCTGGCCGGCCACGACGCGTGGCTCGATCCGGCGCGGCCGGCGAAGGTGCCGCGCAAGCGCGTCTACCGGATCATGGCGTCGTCGCTCGCGCTCGTCGGTTCGAACGCGGCGATCCGTGCGCGCATCAACGCGCTGGTCGACGCGGTGAACGCGCGGATCGCGGCCCCCGCGTCGCATTGA
- a CDS encoding efflux transporter outer membrane subunit translates to MKPASRRTFHVAHAARAAGGGALAAVALLAGCAVGPDFRAPEPPVTQQYTRDAAPATTAAAGGPAGDAQTFASSAHTLQRWWTEFGSEPLDRLVDTAWRNSPTLAEARARLDEARQNHAAEAGATILPRVDANLSATREKVDVAAFGLPTNMPNPGPFTLYDASVSVSYALDVFGGNRRALEALRAQVDYQAYTLDAARLTLAGNVVATAILRASLAQQVALTRQLVDAQARQLRIVEARFAAGGVSRADVHAQRALLAQTQASLPPLAARHAQAGHRLAILLGAPPSGEALPDLALDALALPRTLPVALPSTLARERPDIRAAEAVLHQASANVGVATANLYPRFSISAGIGSERTRIADIVSGLNVWNVGLGLTQPLFHGGELRARKRAAEAAYDAAFASYRETVLLALQQVADAMRAVEHDAAELQARDDAAQQAAASHAIAGDRYAAGGISLIDLLDAQRQVLQTALERTRAQADRLADTAALFQALAGNWTDDSHR, encoded by the coding sequence ATGAAACCGGCTTCGCGTCGCACATTTCATGTTGCCCACGCTGCCCGCGCTGCCGGCGGCGGCGCGCTGGCCGCCGTTGCACTGCTCGCCGGATGTGCGGTCGGGCCGGATTTCCGCGCGCCGGAGCCGCCGGTCACCCAGCAGTACACGCGCGATGCGGCGCCCGCAACCACGGCCGCCGCCGGCGGTCCGGCCGGCGACGCGCAGACGTTCGCGTCGTCCGCGCACACGCTGCAACGCTGGTGGACGGAATTCGGCTCCGAACCGCTCGACCGCCTCGTCGACACCGCATGGCGCAACAGCCCGACGCTCGCCGAGGCCCGCGCGCGGCTCGACGAAGCGCGGCAGAACCATGCGGCCGAAGCCGGCGCGACGATACTGCCGCGCGTCGACGCGAACCTGTCCGCCACGCGCGAGAAGGTCGACGTCGCCGCGTTCGGGCTGCCCACCAACATGCCGAATCCCGGGCCGTTCACGCTGTATGACGCGTCGGTGAGCGTGTCGTACGCACTCGACGTGTTCGGCGGCAACCGGCGCGCGCTCGAAGCGCTGCGTGCCCAGGTCGACTATCAGGCGTATACGCTCGACGCCGCGCGCCTGACGCTCGCGGGCAACGTCGTCGCGACCGCGATTCTGCGCGCGTCGCTCGCGCAGCAAGTCGCGCTCACGCGGCAGCTCGTCGACGCGCAGGCGCGGCAGTTGCGCATCGTCGAAGCGCGCTTCGCGGCGGGGGGCGTGTCGCGGGCCGACGTGCATGCCCAGCGCGCGCTGCTCGCGCAAACGCAGGCCTCCCTGCCGCCGCTCGCCGCGCGCCACGCGCAGGCCGGCCACCGGCTCGCGATCCTGCTGGGCGCGCCGCCGTCGGGCGAAGCGTTGCCCGACCTCGCGCTCGATGCACTCGCGCTGCCGCGCACGCTGCCGGTCGCGCTGCCGTCGACGCTCGCGCGCGAACGGCCCGACATCCGCGCGGCGGAGGCCGTGCTGCATCAGGCGAGCGCGAACGTCGGCGTGGCCACGGCGAACCTGTATCCGCGTTTTTCGATTTCGGCGGGGATCGGATCGGAGCGCACGCGCATCGCGGATATCGTCAGCGGGCTCAATGTGTGGAACGTGGGGCTCGGCCTCACGCAGCCGCTCTTCCACGGCGGCGAATTGCGCGCGCGGAAACGCGCGGCCGAAGCGGCATACGACGCCGCGTTCGCGAGCTATCGGGAAACCGTGCTGCTGGCGCTTCAGCAGGTGGCCGACGCGATGCGCGCGGTCGAACACGATGCGGCCGAATTGCAGGCGAGAGACGACGCCGCACAACAGGCGGCGGCCAGCCATGCGATTGCCGGCGACCGCTACGCGGCGGGCGGAATCAGCCTGATCGATCTGCTCGACGCGCAGCGACAGGTATTGCAGACCGCGCTCGAGCGGACCCGCGCGCAAGCCGACCGGCTTGCCGATACGGCGGCGCTGTTCCAGGCGCTGGCCGGAAACTGGACGGATGATTCGCACCGCTGA
- a CDS encoding PLP-dependent aminotransferase family protein: protein MDIAIRIEGRHDLTGQIFRQLRTAIVDGRLEGGARLPSTRDLAKQLGVSRKTTLDAFERLVAEGYLNTRAGDGTFVAGGLARVPHAPVASTPSLVEDTPRVHAVDARALWDDLPDALAMPTPQASPAFDFRGGVTDKTLFPFDAWRRCLHHALRQQARGLGQYHDPAGDPQLRGAIARYVGFSRAVACGWDDVLVTQGAQQALDLIARVVVRPGDVVAVENPGYPPARAAFASLGATVIGVPVDAHGLVTERLPDDARLVYVTPSHQFPLGMPMTLDRRVALLEWAQRRRAVIIEDDYDGEFRFEGRPVESLKSLDRTGLVAYVGTFSKTIFPELRIGYAIPPRALRGALAKAKQIVDWHTCTLTQAALARFMLEGDFARHLRRVQKHYDARRKMLLAHLRGGLAPWFDTIVPTAGIHLAALLKPGLDEAALVRAAREHDIGLYGISPFHVGSAARAGLLFGYGGIDALRIDTALAKLAVLLRSGDFGGPSLVT, encoded by the coding sequence ATGGACATCGCGATCCGCATCGAAGGCCGTCACGACCTGACCGGGCAAATCTTCCGGCAGCTACGCACCGCGATCGTCGACGGGCGGCTCGAGGGCGGCGCCCGGCTGCCGTCGACGCGCGATCTCGCGAAGCAGCTCGGCGTGTCGCGCAAGACGACGCTCGATGCGTTCGAGCGTCTCGTCGCCGAGGGCTACCTGAACACACGCGCGGGCGACGGCACGTTCGTCGCCGGCGGCCTTGCGCGGGTTCCGCATGCGCCGGTCGCGTCGACACCCTCGCTCGTCGAGGACACGCCGCGCGTCCACGCGGTCGACGCCCGTGCGCTGTGGGACGATCTGCCCGACGCGCTGGCGATGCCGACACCGCAGGCGTCGCCCGCCTTCGACTTCCGCGGCGGCGTGACCGACAAGACGCTGTTCCCCTTCGACGCGTGGCGCCGCTGCCTGCATCACGCATTGCGCCAGCAGGCGCGCGGCCTCGGCCAGTACCACGACCCGGCGGGCGACCCGCAATTGCGCGGCGCGATCGCGCGCTACGTCGGGTTCAGCCGCGCGGTGGCCTGCGGCTGGGACGACGTGCTCGTCACGCAGGGCGCGCAACAGGCGCTCGATCTGATCGCGCGCGTGGTTGTGCGGCCGGGCGACGTCGTCGCGGTCGAGAATCCCGGCTATCCGCCCGCACGCGCGGCGTTCGCCTCACTCGGCGCGACGGTGATCGGCGTGCCGGTCGACGCGCACGGCCTCGTAACCGAGCGACTGCCCGACGACGCGCGTCTCGTCTACGTGACGCCGTCGCACCAGTTTCCGCTCGGGATGCCGATGACGCTGGACCGTCGTGTCGCGCTGCTCGAATGGGCGCAGCGCCGCCGCGCGGTGATCATCGAGGACGACTACGACGGCGAGTTCCGCTTCGAAGGCCGGCCGGTGGAGTCGCTGAAGAGCCTCGACCGCACGGGCCTCGTCGCGTACGTCGGCACGTTCTCGAAGACGATCTTCCCCGAACTGCGGATCGGCTACGCGATTCCGCCGCGCGCACTGCGCGGCGCGCTCGCGAAGGCGAAGCAGATCGTCGACTGGCATACCTGCACGCTGACGCAGGCAGCGCTCGCCCGCTTCATGCTCGAAGGCGATTTCGCGCGGCACCTGCGGCGCGTGCAGAAGCACTACGACGCGCGCCGCAAGATGCTGCTCGCGCACCTGCGCGGCGGCCTCGCGCCGTGGTTCGACACGATCGTGCCGACCGCGGGCATCCACCTCGCCGCGCTCCTGAAACCCGGGCTCGACGAAGCCGCGCTGGTCCGCGCGGCCCGCGAGCACGACATCGGCCTGTACGGGATCTCGCCGTTCCACGTCGGCTCGGCCGCGCGCGCGGGGTTGCTGTTCGGCTATGGCGGAATCGACGCGCTGCGCATCGATACCGCGCTCGCGAAACTGGCTGTGCTGCTTCGTTCGGGCGATTTCGGCGGGCCCTCACTGGTTACCTGA
- a CDS encoding TetR/AcrR family transcriptional regulator gives MNAKSTVARPRGRRPSVEDFDLRDHMLDVAIQLFAEHGIAATTVAQIAAAAGVTSAMVHYYFTNREQLLDAIVEERLAQVIAFVWRPTAPQIENDPFALVAELVDRFFDVTHRMPWLPSIWLREIVHEGGLLRERMVRRIPLEHVGRFAERIRAAQQAGTLNPSLEPAFLFHSIIALVMLPLATAKLWQSARGLPPIDRDVLHRHVRALLGSGMQPPVTAPDAHSRAPRRPS, from the coding sequence ATGAACGCGAAATCCACCGTCGCCAGGCCGCGCGGGCGCCGCCCGTCGGTGGAAGACTTCGACCTGCGCGATCACATGCTCGACGTGGCGATCCAGCTGTTCGCCGAGCACGGCATCGCCGCGACGACGGTCGCGCAGATCGCCGCGGCCGCCGGCGTCACGTCGGCGATGGTCCACTACTACTTCACGAATCGCGAGCAACTGCTCGACGCGATCGTCGAGGAGCGGCTCGCGCAGGTCATCGCGTTCGTGTGGCGGCCGACCGCGCCGCAGATCGAAAACGATCCGTTCGCGCTCGTCGCCGAGCTCGTCGACCGGTTCTTCGACGTCACGCATCGCATGCCGTGGCTGCCGTCGATCTGGCTGCGCGAGATCGTCCACGAAGGCGGGCTGCTGCGCGAGCGGATGGTCCGCCGCATTCCGCTCGAGCATGTCGGGCGTTTTGCCGAACGCATCCGCGCCGCGCAGCAGGCCGGCACGCTGAACCCGTCACTCGAACCCGCCTTCCTGTTCCATTCGATCATCGCGCTCGTCATGCTGCCGCTCGCGACCGCGAAGCTGTGGCAAAGCGCGCGCGGCCTGCCGCCGATCGATCGCGACGTGCTGCATCGCCACGTCCGCGCGCTGCTCGGCTCCGGCATGCAGCCGCCCGTCACCGCACCGGATGCGCACTCGCGCGCGCCACGGAGGCCGTCGTGA
- a CDS encoding LysR family transcriptional regulator has product MLSEDELALLDAIRATGSLSRAAARLGKATSTVSHTARQLETRFDALLFDRRGYRLQLTPAGQLLTDEASRLALDVARLTQRVRQVASGWEDRLTIVSDEVLEFDTLLPVVRAFDALDSGVSLRFTHEVLGGTWEALRDGRADLVVGATNEPPAIPGFKWFELGAMEWVFAVSPRHPLAAAGERLTRDAIGAHRAVVVADSSRRSVGRVYGLLGGQPVLAVPSMRAKILAQRDGLGVGWVPRRRVASLLARGELVEKETADPREPNVLYVAWRSDRDGRALQWWLEQLREPRLAQRLLDGIDVSG; this is encoded by the coding sequence ATGCTGTCCGAAGACGAACTGGCGCTGCTCGATGCGATCCGCGCCACCGGCAGCCTGTCGCGCGCGGCCGCGCGGCTCGGCAAGGCGACGTCGACGGTGTCGCACACCGCGCGGCAGCTCGAAACGCGCTTCGACGCGCTGTTGTTCGACCGGCGCGGCTACCGGCTGCAGCTCACGCCGGCCGGCCAGCTGCTGACCGACGAGGCATCGCGCCTCGCGCTGGACGTCGCACGGCTCACGCAGCGCGTGCGGCAGGTCGCGAGCGGCTGGGAGGACCGGCTGACGATCGTCAGCGACGAGGTGCTGGAGTTCGATACGCTGCTGCCGGTCGTTCGCGCGTTCGATGCGCTCGATTCGGGCGTGTCGCTGCGTTTCACGCACGAAGTGCTCGGCGGCACCTGGGAAGCGCTGCGCGATGGCCGCGCGGACCTGGTCGTCGGCGCGACCAACGAGCCGCCGGCGATTCCGGGCTTCAAATGGTTCGAGCTCGGCGCGATGGAATGGGTGTTCGCGGTATCGCCGCGCCATCCGCTGGCGGCGGCGGGCGAGCGGCTCACCCGGGACGCGATCGGCGCGCATCGGGCGGTGGTCGTCGCGGATTCGTCGCGGCGGTCGGTCGGCCGTGTGTACGGGCTGCTCGGCGGCCAGCCGGTGCTCGCGGTGCCGTCGATGCGCGCGAAGATCCTCGCGCAGCGCGACGGGCTCGGCGTCGGCTGGGTGCCGCGCCGGCGCGTCGCGTCGCTGCTTGCGCGCGGCGAGCTCGTGGAGAAGGAAACGGCCGATCCGCGCGAACCGAACGTGCTGTATGTCGCATGGCGCAGCGACCGCGATGGCCGCGCGCTGCAATGGTGGCTCGAGCAACTGCGCGAACCGCGGCTCGCGCAGCGGCTGCTCGACGGAATCGACGTGTCGGGCTGA
- a CDS encoding HlyD family secretion protein, producing MNTTRALPLALAAAALLGGCGRPADTGTTYQGYVEGEFVYLSSSQAGTLTQLSVERGQAVAAGTPVFALEAVSETAALQQAQHQLAAARAQLADLQTGKRPPEVAVTRAQLAQATAQAARAAAQLARDERQYAAGGLSKQQLDDTRTSAQTTAAQMRELQNQVDVARLPGRAQQVTAQAAQVDAAQAAVAEAQWKLDQKRIAAPADGRVYDTLYRVGEWVQAGNPVVQMLPPQNLKVRFFVPEAAIASLAPGRTIAIHCDGCAADVSARITYVSRAAEYTPPVIYSNESRSKLVFMVEARPAPADAPKLHPGQPVAVRVR from the coding sequence GTGAACACGACCCGCGCGCTGCCGCTCGCGCTGGCCGCCGCCGCGCTGCTCGGCGGTTGCGGGCGGCCCGCAGACACCGGCACGACCTACCAGGGCTATGTCGAAGGCGAATTCGTGTACCTGTCGTCGTCGCAAGCGGGCACGCTGACCCAACTGTCGGTCGAACGCGGTCAGGCCGTCGCAGCCGGCACGCCGGTATTCGCGCTCGAAGCCGTCAGCGAAACGGCCGCGCTGCAGCAGGCGCAGCATCAGCTCGCGGCCGCGCGCGCGCAGCTTGCCGACCTGCAGACCGGCAAGCGTCCGCCGGAAGTCGCGGTCACGCGTGCCCAGCTCGCGCAGGCGACCGCACAAGCGGCGCGGGCCGCCGCGCAACTCGCGCGCGACGAACGCCAGTACGCGGCCGGCGGGCTGTCGAAGCAGCAGCTCGACGACACGCGCACGTCCGCGCAGACCACCGCCGCGCAGATGCGCGAGCTGCAGAACCAGGTCGATGTCGCGCGTTTGCCGGGCCGCGCGCAGCAGGTCACCGCCCAGGCCGCGCAGGTCGACGCCGCGCAGGCCGCCGTGGCCGAAGCGCAATGGAAGCTCGACCAGAAGCGCATCGCCGCGCCCGCCGACGGGCGCGTGTACGACACGCTGTACCGCGTCGGCGAATGGGTGCAGGCCGGCAATCCGGTCGTGCAGATGCTGCCGCCGCAGAACCTGAAGGTGCGCTTCTTCGTGCCGGAGGCGGCCATCGCGTCGCTCGCCCCGGGGCGCACGATCGCGATCCACTGCGACGGCTGCGCGGCCGACGTGTCCGCGCGCATCACCTACGTGTCGCGCGCGGCCGAGTACACGCCGCCGGTGATCTACAGCAACGAGAGCCGGAGCAAGCTCGTGTTCATGGTCGAGGCGCGCCCGGCGCCCGCCGACGCGCCGAAGCTGCATCCGGGCCAGCCCGTCGCCGTGAGGGTGCGTTGA
- a CDS encoding ABC transporter ATP-binding protein has translation MNAPAAPYAIDVNRLNKRFGDKHVVKDVSLRVARGEIFGFLGPNGSGKTTSIRMMCGLLTPDSGSGTCLGYDIVRDSAQIKRRVGYMTQRFSYWEDLSIRENLDFVARVYGMPDRHATVARALDGLGLASRADQLTGALSGGWKQRLALAACMLHEPELLLLDEPTAGVDPAARRDFWEELHRLAAQGISVLVSTHYMDEAERCHKLAYIAAGELLAQGTSAEIVASQHLSTRTITGGHLTELSAQLRTMPGVDQTVVFGSALHVSGRDRARLDATLAQVAAEAGARTDGRASLQIAPIDTGLEDVFIYMMGRASAPPGGASS, from the coding sequence TTGAACGCGCCGGCCGCTCCGTACGCGATCGACGTCAACCGCCTGAACAAGCGGTTCGGCGACAAGCACGTCGTGAAGGACGTATCGCTGCGCGTCGCGCGCGGCGAAATCTTCGGCTTTCTCGGACCGAACGGCAGCGGCAAGACCACGTCGATCCGGATGATGTGCGGCCTGCTCACGCCCGACTCGGGCAGCGGCACCTGCCTCGGCTACGACATCGTGCGCGACAGCGCGCAGATCAAGCGGCGTGTCGGCTACATGACGCAGCGCTTCTCGTACTGGGAAGACCTGTCGATCCGCGAGAACCTCGATTTCGTCGCGCGCGTGTACGGGATGCCCGATCGCCACGCAACCGTCGCGCGCGCGCTCGACGGGCTCGGTCTCGCGAGCCGTGCGGATCAGCTCACGGGCGCGCTGTCCGGCGGCTGGAAGCAGCGCCTCGCGCTCGCCGCGTGCATGCTGCACGAGCCGGAGCTGCTGCTGCTCGACGAACCGACCGCCGGCGTCGACCCGGCCGCGCGCCGCGACTTCTGGGAAGAGCTGCACCGGCTGGCCGCGCAAGGGATCTCGGTGCTCGTCAGCACGCACTACATGGACGAGGCCGAGCGCTGCCACAAGCTCGCGTATATCGCGGCCGGCGAACTGCTCGCACAGGGCACGTCGGCGGAGATCGTCGCGTCGCAGCACCTGTCGACCCGCACGATCACGGGCGGGCACCTGACCGAACTGTCCGCGCAACTGCGCACGATGCCGGGCGTCGATCAAACCGTCGTGTTCGGCTCCGCGCTGCACGTGAGCGGCCGCGATCGCGCGCGGCTCGACGCGACGCTCGCGCAGGTGGCGGCCGAGGCCGGCGCGCGCACGGACGGTCGCGCATCGCTACAGATCGCGCCGATCGACACCGGGCTCGAAGATGTCTTCATCTACATGATGGGCCGTGCCTCCGCGCCGCCCGGCGGAGCGTCGTCATGA
- a CDS encoding porin, with translation MKKRVAFAMTAAGLAAATAAHAQSSVTLYGIVDNAIAYQNNSSATGATTGGHSKVQMATGIWAGSRFGLKGSEDLGGGTKAIFQLEAGFNANNGSSQWTNGIFTRQAWVGLSNQTYGTLTAGRQYTAYYTLLSPYSPTTWLTGYYGAHPGDIDSLDTSYRANNSLVYMSPKFYGFTVGGSYSFGGVAGSVNRGSTWSAAIQYLNGPAGIAVGFQRINNATLGGGVWGANSTAQNGLDTSGNGAEQAVSSINNGYRTAQAQQRLAVTAGYQFTPAWDVSVSYSNVQYIPGTLSGFRNTAIFNTAGAVLHWKAAPQWDFAAGYSYTRATQSNGISSAAKYHQVTLSQYYSLSKRTGLYAVEAYQHASGNTLTPTGGVILATTSTGDGVGAGSKQNQIAAGVGLIHRF, from the coding sequence ATGAAAAAGCGCGTCGCTTTCGCCATGACGGCAGCGGGTCTCGCAGCCGCTACCGCAGCCCACGCCCAGAGCAGCGTCACCCTGTACGGTATCGTCGATAACGCAATCGCATACCAGAACAACTCGTCGGCAACCGGCGCGACCACGGGTGGTCACTCGAAGGTTCAGATGGCCACCGGCATTTGGGCGGGCAGCCGCTTCGGCCTGAAGGGCAGCGAAGACCTCGGCGGCGGCACGAAGGCGATCTTCCAGTTGGAAGCCGGCTTCAACGCGAACAACGGCTCGTCGCAATGGACGAACGGCATCTTCACGCGTCAGGCATGGGTCGGCCTGAGCAACCAGACGTACGGTACGCTGACGGCAGGCCGTCAGTACACCGCGTACTACACGCTGCTGTCGCCGTACAGCCCGACGACCTGGCTGACCGGCTACTACGGCGCGCACCCGGGTGATATCGATTCGCTGGATACCAGCTACCGCGCGAACAACTCGCTCGTCTACATGTCGCCGAAGTTCTACGGCTTCACGGTCGGCGGTTCGTACTCGTTCGGCGGCGTCGCAGGCAGCGTGAACCGCGGCTCGACGTGGAGCGCGGCGATCCAGTACCTGAACGGCCCGGCAGGCATCGCGGTCGGTTTCCAGCGTATCAACAACGCGACGCTCGGCGGCGGTGTGTGGGGCGCGAACTCGACCGCGCAGAACGGTCTGGACACGAGCGGCAACGGTGCGGAACAGGCCGTGTCGTCGATCAACAACGGCTACCGCACGGCACAGGCGCAACAGCGTCTCGCGGTGACGGCAGGCTATCAGTTCACGCCGGCATGGGACGTTTCGGTTTCGTACTCGAACGTGCAATACATCCCGGGTACGCTGTCGGGCTTCCGGAACACGGCAATCTTCAACACGGCAGGCGCCGTGCTGCACTGGAAGGCAGCGCCGCAGTGGGACTTCGCGGCAGGCTACTCGTACACGCGTGCGACCCAGTCGAACGGCATCTCGAGCGCGGCCAAGTACCATCAGGTCACGCTGTCGCAGTACTACAGCCTGTCGAAGCGCACGGGCCTGTACGCAGTTGAGGCTTATCAGCACGCGAGCGGCAACACGCTCACCCCGACGGGCGGCGTGATCCTCGCGACGACGTCGACGGGCGACGGCGTGGGCGCAGGTTCGAAGCAGAACCAGATCGCGGCCGGCGTCGGCCTGATCCACCGCTTCTAA
- a CDS encoding ABC transporter permease encodes MNAWAGLRESFSVARWWSIVLKEFLQLRRDRVTFAMIVGVPIIQLALFGFAINTDPKHLPTAVIVADSSPFARSFIAAMRNSAYFDIVATLPDEAAGRQALARGDVQFVLSVPADFSKRLLRGEHPSLLVEADATDPVATASAIGALTGLVQPVADKDLTGPLARLNGRPAAFDVVLHRLYNPEGITQYNVVPGLMGVILTMTMVMMTGLAITRERERGTMENLLATPVRPLEVMTGKIVPYVFIGLIQVSIILVAARFVFEVPFVGGVFAIYLAALLFIAANLTVGITLSSLAQNQLQAMQLAVFYFLPNILLSGFMFPFAGMPKWAQFIGNLLPLTYFNRLVRGILLKGNAWADLWPSVWPVALFTLVVMSVALRFYRRTLD; translated from the coding sequence ATGAACGCGTGGGCGGGCCTGCGCGAATCGTTCTCGGTCGCGCGCTGGTGGAGCATCGTGCTGAAGGAATTCCTGCAGCTGCGCCGCGATCGCGTCACGTTCGCGATGATCGTCGGCGTGCCGATCATCCAGCTCGCGCTGTTCGGCTTCGCGATCAACACCGATCCGAAGCACCTGCCGACCGCGGTGATCGTCGCCGATTCGAGCCCCTTCGCACGCAGCTTCATCGCCGCGATGCGCAACTCCGCGTACTTCGACATCGTCGCGACGCTGCCCGACGAAGCGGCCGGCCGGCAGGCGCTCGCGCGCGGCGACGTGCAGTTCGTGCTCAGCGTGCCGGCCGATTTCTCGAAGCGGCTGCTGCGCGGCGAGCATCCGTCGCTGCTCGTCGAGGCGGACGCGACCGATCCCGTCGCGACCGCGTCGGCGATCGGCGCGCTGACGGGTCTCGTGCAGCCCGTCGCGGACAAGGACCTGACGGGCCCGCTCGCACGCCTGAACGGCCGCCCGGCCGCGTTCGACGTCGTGCTGCACCGCCTGTACAACCCCGAGGGCATCACGCAGTACAACGTCGTGCCGGGCCTGATGGGCGTGATCCTGACGATGACGATGGTGATGATGACCGGCCTCGCGATCACCCGCGAACGCGAGCGCGGCACGATGGAAAACCTGCTCGCGACACCCGTGCGGCCGCTCGAGGTGATGACGGGCAAGATCGTCCCGTACGTGTTCATCGGGCTGATCCAGGTGTCGATCATTCTCGTCGCCGCGCGGTTCGTGTTCGAGGTGCCGTTCGTCGGCGGCGTGTTCGCGATCTACCTCGCCGCGCTGCTCTTCATCGCCGCGAACCTGACGGTCGGCATCACGCTGTCGTCGCTCGCGCAGAACCAGTTGCAGGCGATGCAGCTCGCGGTGTTCTACTTCCTGCCGAACATCCTGCTGTCGGGCTTCATGTTCCCGTTCGCCGGGATGCCGAAGTGGGCGCAGTTCATCGGCAACCTGCTGCCGCTCACCTACTTCAACCGCCTCGTGCGCGGCATCCTGCTGAAAGGCAACGCCTGGGCCGACCTGTGGCCGTCCGTGTGGCCCGTCGCGCTGTTCACCCTCGTCGTGATGAGCGTCGCGCTGCGCTTCTACCGGCGCACGCTCGATTAG